A genomic stretch from Diachasmimorpha longicaudata isolate KC_UGA_2023 chromosome 2, iyDiaLong2, whole genome shotgun sequence includes:
- the LOC135172899 gene encoding uncharacterized protein LOC135172899 yields the protein MTTSAVHLEVVSDYSADAFLAAYRRFSSRRGIAHTLFSDCGTTFLGADKELRRLFLAGSSESRQLAQLLIQDGTQWSFNPPSAPHFGGKWEAAVKSVKYHLTRTIGEDLLTFEELTTLLTQVEAVLNSRPLEPLTDDPDDCSALTPGHFLIGQAPTTLPEPSLENLNISRLSRWQLIQQKLQGFWKRWSTGYLQRLQAISKWYHPTHDINVGSLVLLTDERFPPSKWPLARVTALHPGKDGLTRVVTLRTAQATLTRPIVKLVLLPVPTSRT from the coding sequence ATGACCACCTCAGCCGTGCATCTCGAGGTAGTATCAGACTACTCAGCTGATGCATTCCTAGCGGCATACAGACGTTTCTCCAGTCGGCGCGGGATCGCTCATACCTTATTCAGCGACTGCGGTACCACCTTTCTCGGCGCTGATAAGGAGCTCAGGAGGCTATTCTTAGCAGGATCATCCGAATCTCGACAGCTCGCCCAGCTCCTCATTCAAGATGGGACTCAATGGTCCTTCAACCCTCCAAGCGCACCACACTTCGGAGGCAAATGGGAGGCGGCAGTGAAGTCGGTGAAATATCATCTCACTCGGACTATTGGGGAGGATCTGCTCACATTCGAGGAACTCACCACCTTGCTCACCCAAGTTGAGGCAGTTCTCAATTCACGGCCGCTCGAACCGCTCACTGATGATCCTGATGACTGCTCGGCTCTGACCCCAGGGCATTTCCTCATAGGCCAGGCTCCTACGACTCTTCCAGAGCCATCACTCGAGAATCTTAACATCTCTAGACTCTCCCGATGGCAGCTCATCCAACAAAAACTCCAAGGGTTCTGGAAGAGATGGTCCACAGGATATCTCCAACGTCTACAGGCCATATCCAAGTGGTACCACCCAACTCACGACATCAATGTCGGCTCTTTAGTCCTACTCACGGACGAGAGGTTTCCTCCATCCAAGTGGCCTCTCGCCCGAGTGACCGCTCTTCACCCTGGCAAGGATGGGCTTACGCGAGTAGTCACACTCCGGACCGCTCAGGCGACGTTAACGCGCCCCATCGTTAAGCTCGTACTCCTGCCAGTACCGACGTCAAGGACCTAG
- the LOC135172666 gene encoding uncharacterized protein LOC135172666: MHMPSLSRLLEFLEADQDSITNTNACSPSGQIITTQLLLRAYFTFFGTFFQHFLVLRAGSEEHFVAGSIAALAVPPHHQRGPAPAVRQCRPNHAERHRHLIVPSHHNQGPLLPFDTKPRSGNLLGIIPIGTAQSQLSAMASFEVTLGLNTSRGAFIERVHNELLDNEVDQLTITSLHAKLDILETYWEKFEATHEKLVGGSAKVANVLELSYFKDSLFDRTIVHYHEAKGILVQLIDRKGVSTGSRRSVAGGTAQPSTAKRCLPEIALPKYSGVFSEWRSFRDLFSSLVGSNPDIPNVEKMHYLRTSLKDEPARIISNIAISDDSFASAWELLLTRYENKRLLVSAQLERLLNPPGMTAHSARELNTLLTTVAEALNALEALGSPTAHWDQVLVYVVSKRLSSKLREAWEVKVGSSTDFPSFSAFKDFLTGRARAMESMEINTPARSTDQATRPTTVSSRRPPLSVKVHHAAAPQPQQTRPTPRNTSSGKVTYPCSMCQADHYLSTCTSFRQLNGPARREIVERYYLCYNCLGRHSVKDCRSQTRCQLCGGLHHTMLHSTSTTAPPKPSQGPSSRTAQGTAQNQAASSSARPSGVPMVTYTYGDGVTTIAVSCSARQLDSGITGCRPGVLLATSLAYLVCPDGAAHRIRLLIDPGSEISLIGDQIVRRLGLTRSKTSLLISGIGNSASGPALGKVPLTIQSTHSSFQLRVTAYALSQLTTSLPTFTPGQLKWDHLDGLQLADPSFLAPAPIDVLLGADVYGQLILPEVITHDPGSPSAQLTRLGWVIFGPTESVALAHTATAHLAVSNEDLDGLLTRFWVQEEVPETSEIQLTDEEAQCEEHFRRTHTRDCSGRYIVRLPLKAPPSVLGDSRTSALACLHRLLRKFSRDEEYHQLYTDFLKEYEALGHMRRVSGQLTQSAHRQRMGECTALGTTLAHEAPASGGLRVPNSSYSAQAVTSPEYFFPHHGVVRTSSETTKLRVVFNGSHKTSSGQTLNEIMHTGAKLQGDIADVLLFTRRHKLIFMTDITKMFRQIGVHQDDWPLQQILWADANGDVTTYQLTTVTYGTRSAPFLSIRVLNQLVEDEGSNYPLAVEPLTKGRYVDDICGGADSEEELLKTAHHVTQLCQSGGFPLAKWHSNSAGLLSTLRLDSTSHDQKVIEDSITKILGVSWHPGTDSFTFSIARPETNSISKRIILSETAQLFDPLGFLAPVVVRAKILLQALWIEKLGWDDPVSPTTAHRWRQFRDELNQLSEVTVPRWLGLLKGFDVEVHGFSDASQVAMAAVIYLKVPHLPGNGVTLVCSKTKVAPLKRLTIPRLELTAALLLAKLIRYVQDQLNLSAAPTYLWTDSSVTLTWISSHPSRWKEFVRNRVALIQELTQPSHWRLVPGKENPADCASRGLTAQQLVAHKLWWTGPPWLQQDSSSWPTHVLERDLNVDLEEKPGQIYYGAAQQIAIWDLIDRFSSFNRLLRITAICSRFIARLRRVPNTSLHYPLTLSELEDARLLWIKLTQTAHFREELRIISHGEKFTRDPACWWTAQVRTARPREQKSSNHPKGIATGSLADKPSSPKDTSRRNTAHSSSAQDSLLDPRRPSSSTLIHS, encoded by the exons ATGCACATGCCATCACTGtctag GCTGTTGGAATTCCTGGAAGCCGACCAGGACTCCATTACCAACACTAACGCCTGCTCACCGTCAGGCCAAATCATAACAACCCAGTTGTTACTAAGGGcctatttcacattttttgg AACATTCTTCCAACATTTtctggtccttcgagccggatcggAGGAACATTTCGT CGCGGGAAGCATAGCGGCATTGGCAGTGCCGCCCCACCATCAACGAGGGCCCGCCCCTGCCGTTCGACAGTGTCGCCCCAACCACGCCGAGCGCCACCGGCACTTGATAGTGCCGTCTCACCACAACCAGGGCCCGCTCCTACCATTCGACA CAAAACCACGTTCTGGTAATTTATTGGGAATCATTCCCATTGGCACCGCTCAGTCACAG CTGTCAGCTATGGCCTCCTTTGAGGTTACCCTGGGGCTGAACACATCGAGAGGTGCATTCATCGAAAGGGTGCATAACGAACTGCTCGATAATGAGGTGGACCAGCTCACCATAACATCCCTACATGCCAAGCTGGATATCCTCGAAACTTATTGGGAGAAGTTCGAGGCCACTCATGAGAAGCTCGTCGGTGGGAGCGCGAAGGTGGCCAACGTCTTGGAGTTGTCATACTTCAAGGACAGCCTCTTTGATCGGACCATCGTACACTATCACGAGGCCAAGGGGATTCTGGTTCAGCTCATAGACAGGAAGGGGGTGTCCACCGGCTCACGTCGCTCTGTCGCAGGGGGAACAGCTCAACCTTCAACGGCTAAAAGGTGCCTGCCAGAAATTGCTCTTCCCAAATATTCTGGGGTATTCTCGGAATGGAGGTCCTTCCGAGATTTGTTCAGCTCACTGGTCGGCTCAAACCCAGATATTCCAAACGTGGAGAAGATGCATTACTTGAGGACGAGCCTCAAGGATGAGCCAGCTCGAATCATCTCCAACATCGCCATCTCTGATGACTCATTTGCCTCTGCTTGGGAACTGCTCCTTACGCGCTATGAAAATAAGCGCCTCCTCGTCTCGGCGCAGCTCGAGCGCCTACTCAACCCACCAGGGATGACCGCTCACAGTGCTCGAGAGTTAAACACTCTATTGACCACTGTCGCCGAAGCATTGAACGCTCTGGAGGCATTAGGGTCACCGACTGCTCATTGGGATCAGGTCCTCGTCTACGTGGTATCCAAACGGCTCAGCTCGAAGCTCCGAGAAGCATGGGAAGTGAAAGTCGGGTCGTCCACCGACTTCCCCAGCTTCTCAGCCTTCAAGGACTTCCTCACCGGGAGAGCTCGTGCCATGGAGAGCATGGAGATTAATACGCCCGCTCGCTCTACGGATCAGGCTACGAGGCCTACTACTGTCAGCTCAAGAAGGCCTCCCCTGTCGGTCAAGGTGCATCATGCAGCTGCTCCACAGCCACAGCAGACCAGGCCAACTCCCAGGAACACCTCATCAGGGAAAGTGACGTACCCCTGCTCAATGTGTCAGGCAGACCACTATCTGTCAACCTGCACATCATTTCGTCAGCTCAACGGTCCAGCTCGTCGGGAGATAGTGGAAAGGTACTATCTCTGCTACAACTGTCTCGGTCGTCATTCAGTCAAGGACTGCAGATCGCAGACGAGATGCCAGCTCTGTGGAGGTCTCCATCATACGATGCTACACTCCACCTCGACCACAGCTCCACCTAAGCCCAGTCAAGGGCCATCTTCTAGGACCGCTCAAGGTACTGCTCAAAACCAAGCTGCATCGTCATCAGCTCGACCATCTGGGGTACCAATGGTCACGTACACCTACGGGGATGGGGTCACTACT ATTGCCGTTTCGTGCTCAGCTCGTCAGCTCGATTCTGGAATTACTGGCTGCCGTCCTGGGGTACTTCTGGCTACGAGTCTAGCTTATCTCGTGTGCCCAGATGGAGCCGCTCACCGCATTCGTCTGCTCATCGACCCAGGATCAGAGATATCTCTTATTGGGGACCAGATTGTGCGTCGTCTCGGACTTACTCGGTCCAAGACTTCACTACTCATTTCCGGAATCGGAAACTCGGCATCTGGGCCGGCACTAGGCAAGGTACCGCTCACTATACAGTCCACTCATTCTTCATTTCAGCTGAGAGTCACGGCTTATGCTCTCAGCCAGCTCACCACATCGTTACCGACGTTTACACCCGGACAGCTCAAGTGGGATCATCTTGACGGGTTACAACTCGCTGATCCCAGCTTCCTAGCACCAGCACCAATTGACGTCTTACTTGGTGCTGACGTCTACGGTCAGCTCATCCTGCCAGAGGTCATCACACATGACCCAGGATCACCATCGGCTCAGCTCACCCGACTCGGATGGGTCATCTTCGGGCCCACTGAAAGTGTTGCGTTAGCTCACACGGCCACAGCTCACCTGGCGGTATCCAATGAGGACCTCGATGGCTTACTCACCAGGTTCTGGGTCCAGGAAGAGGTTCCTGAGACTTCAGAGATACAACTCACCGACGAGGAAGCTCAATGCGAGGAACACTTTCGGCGGACACACACCAGGGACTGCTCCGGACGTTACATTGTCCGGTTACCGCTCAAGGCTCCGCCCTCAGTGCTTGGGGATTCACGAACGTCAGCGCTCGCATGCCTTCACCGACTGCTCCGGAAGTTCTCCCGTGATGAGGAATACCATCAACTCTATACAGACTTCCTCAAGGAATATGAAGCCCTTGGCCATATGCGCCGGGTATCCGGACAGCTCACTCAGTCAGCTCATCGACAGCGTATGGGGGAGTGCACAGCTCTCGGGACGACCTTAGCACATGAAGCTCCGGCTTCAGGAGGGTTGAGGGTCCCGAATAGCTCGTACTCCGCTCAGGCTGTCACTTCTCCGGAATATTTCTTTCCTCACCACGGTGTCGTCCGAACCAGCAGCGAGACGACTAAGCTCAGAGTCGTGTTCAACGGCTCCCATAAGACCAGCTCGGGGCAGACGCTCAATGAGATTATGCATACTGGAGCCAAACTCCAGGGAGACATTGCTGATGTACTGCTCTTCACTCGACGGCATAAGCTCATCTTCATGACGGACATCACCAAGATGTTCCGCCAAATCGGAGTACATCAGGATGATTGGCCGCTCCAACAGATACTTTGGGCCGATGCAAATGGGGACGTCACCACATATCAGCTCACCACCGTCACGTATGGAACTAGATCCGCTCCATTCCTTTCCATACGTGTCTTGAACCAGCTCGTGGAGGACGAGGGCAGTAACTATCCCCTCGCCGTGGAGCCGCTCACGAAAGGACGATATGTAGATGATATTTGCGGAGGTGCGGACTCGGAGGAGGAGTTACTCAAGACCGCTCATCACGTGACTCAACTTTGCCAATCAGGTGGCTTCCCGTTGGCAAAATGGCACTCCAACAGTGCAGGTCTGCTCAGCACACTCAGGTTGGACAGCACCTCCCACGATCAAAAGGTGATCGAGGACTCGATCACCAAGATCTTAGGAGTCTCATGGCACCCAGGCACGGACAGCTTCACGTTCTCCATCGCTCGGCCTGAAACCAACTCCATCTCAAAACGAATCATTCTGTCGGAAACCGCTCAGCTCTTCGACCCACTTGGCTTTCTCGCGCCAGTGGTGGTACGAGCGAAGATACTACTACAGGCGCTCTGGATTGAGAAACTGGGATGGGATGACCCAGTTTCCCCGACAACAGCGCACCGATGGCGACAGTTCAGGGATGAGCTCAACCAGTTGTCGGAGGTCACCGTGCCACGATGGCTAGGACTGCTCAAGGGCTTCGACGTGGAAGTCCATGGATTCTCCGACGCATCTCAGGTGGCTATGGCAGCTGTCATTTACCTGAAGGTTCCGCACCTACCTGGAAATGGTGTAACGCTCGTCTGCTCCAAGACTAAAGTAGCCCCGCTCAAACGGCTGACCATCCCACGCCTGGAACTTACGGCTGCCCTGCTCCTAGCCAAGCTCATACGTTACGTTCAGGATCAGCTCAACCTCAGCGCAGCACCCACATACCTCTGGACGGATTCCTCCGTAACGCTCACATGGATCAGCTCCCACCCATCACGATGGAAAGAATTCGTGAGGAATCGTGTCGCTCTTATTCAAGAGCTAACTCAGCCAAGTCACTGGAGGCTGGTGCCTGGCAAGGAGAATCCAGCAGATTGTGCTTCTCGAGGTCTCACCGCGCAACAGTTAGTAGCACATAAGCTGTGGTGGACAGGCCCACCATGGCTACAACAGGACAGCTCATCTTGGCCAACTCACGTCCTAGAAAGGGACCTCAATGTGGACCTCGAAGAGAAACCGGGTCAGATTTACTACGGCGCCGCTCAGCAAATAGCTATTTGGGATCTCATCGATAGGTTCTCTTCGTTCAACCGACTACTTCGGATCACCGCGATCTGCTCAAGGTTCATCGCTCGGCTTAGGAGGGTTCCTAATACATCACTCCATTATCCGCTCACGCTCAGCGAACTGGAAGACGCACGGCTCCTTTGGATCAAGCTCACCCAGACAGCTCATTTCAGGGAGGAACTACGGATCATCTCTCACGGGGAGAAATTCACCAG GGATCCTGCGTGTTGGTGGACGGCTCAGGTTCGCACAGCTCGACCCCGAGAGCAAAAATCAAGCAATCATCCCAAAGGAATCGCAACTGGCTCGCTTGCTGATAAGCCAAGCTCACCTAAGGACACTTCACGGCGGAACACAGCTCACTCTTCGTCAGCTCAGGACAGCTTACTGGATCCTCGGAGGCCGAGCTCCAGTACGCTCATTCATTCTTAA
- the LOC135172333 gene encoding uncharacterized protein LOC135172333 codes for MTSSQMNSSPKSSYQSGYQPGTFKPKKSKYGGNKANQNGIKIISDRVVQYNSDEKRSIEKIVKKVKLQRREISKTAPVINIDFDLQTVEKMKKKNSTRRLGHKSAGSTQSGSKILKVNNKKTSEIMQVSTEEKKLWINMLEKDLDLFNQVNYIDKKKDLKKIQAREKRLKLAEKKKADFIAREKRRELAKEKQRQFRARESEKNRSKDNTSEDIIPEPMMELDSSIEIIPSTPSVINLILEREGEDAQHGSLNFAASTPTKPRKSIEEIEAVLVALGANLEQRNREDDYEGRWAPTQRQKELDQIAMQLDQSGDDDDEGLVIQSLDFTPLSPSNRSG; via the exons atgacatcaagtcaaatgaactcatctccaaaatccagttatcaatcaggttatcagcctggaacttttaaacctaaaaaatctaaatatggtggaaacaaggccaatcaaaacggaattaagataattagtgatcgtgtagtgcaatataacagtgatgagaaaagatcaattgaaaaaatagtgaaaaaagtgaaactccaacgacgtgaaatttccaagacagcccctgtcataaatattgactttgacctccaaacggttgaaaagatgaagaaaaaaaactcaaccagacgattgggccataaatcagccggtagcactcaaagtggctctaaaatcctgaaagtcaataataaaaaaacaagtgaaatcatgcaagtgagtacagaagaaaaaaagttatggattaatatgttagaaaaagatcttgatttattcaatcaagtgaactacattgataagaaaaaggatctgaaaaaaatacaggctcgcgaaaaacgtttaaaactcgcggaaaaaaagaaggccgactttatcgctcgcgaaaaacgtcgcgaactagctaaggaaaaacaaagacaatttagagctcgcgaatcagaaaaaaatcgatccaaggacaacacatcggaggatatcatccctgagcccatgatggaattggattcatcgatcgagatcattcccagcactccatcggtaattaatttaatcctggaacgcgagggtgaagatgctcagcatggatcattgaatttcgcggcctcaacccctacaa aaccgcgaaaatctatcgaggaaatcgaggccgttctagtcgcgttgggcgcgaatctagaacaaaggaatcgcgaggacgattacgaagggcgatgggctccaacgcagcgccaaaaagagcttgatcaaattgcgatgcaattggatcaaagcggggatgatgatgatgaaggattggtcatccagagtcttgatttcaccccgttatcacccagtaaccgttcgggctaa
- the LOC135172667 gene encoding uncharacterized protein LOC135172667 translates to MIRTAIEENQGDHGASGSRGSSSTSSSPSSTETERIYDSLNSSEISQGSESTSKASGSIESSIGHLQISATSLAKSETSGSSSDIKVTHQSSSNSASQRVVLLATAKALASTSTGSHHTVRLLIDQGSEVTFITDQMVQLLRLRRSSSHLRVYGIGGLESGLTRGAVKVKLQSRFNDQHQIEITAHILAKLTSTLPSIHCAKEEANHLQHLQLADNNYLKPGPIDIIIGADHYGQIIGHEVIKSPDNQLVAQQTIFGWIVSGTVCCTDCKPKSSLTAVRESPTEQLLDLLKKFWVQEELSSSKEILLNQDDQECELHFRNTHSRDSEGRYVVRLPLKTSLSALGESRRHALQLLNRTAKKLESNQEYGKLYKDFIREYEDLGHMRRVSEESEPSVSYYLPHHGVLREDSITTKLRVVFNGSSKTTSGVSLNDILHAGGKLQTEGSDVLIWLRTFRLIVGTDIVKMFRQIKVHQEDWDLQRILWKDEEGKIITYQLTTVTFGQTCAPWLALRVLQQLVEDEGHQYPLAAVSLSKGRYVDDIYGGADSEEQLKELINQLINICMAGGMPLQKWISNHQGILQDLQLSTKSTSAVEFEDKTVKVLGLCWNPHSDSFIYKSRKPSTEKINKRTILSEIAQIYDPLGLIGPVIIRAKIFIQELWLLKIGWDDPLPLSHIKRWKEFREEFSNLDQISIPRWLQTSSTSRNIQLHGFADASNQAMGAAVYIRVDNHQSEPSVILVSAKTKVAALKKMTIPRLELTAAVILTNLVIYIRKMLEKENLQLFLWSDSTVALTWINGHPSRWKDFVQNRVIKIQNSLPAAEWKHIRGVENPADCASRGLSPDQLVNHQLWWNGPSWLKLSMENWPSSSSTSIESTAEAALEERPVSAHPVALNLERPQDFLERYSTLDRLLRISARVLRVINNMRGEPVPRELDLLPEELEETRIFWINYTQQESFRQIINRLINGQDIANNHPMARLIPYLDENQTIRLGGRLKRSNLQPEARNPSILPRQSRLTSLVIEEAHRKTLHGGVQATLAHIRHKYWIIGGRHPVKSHIRKCVICARHRAIRGQQLMGQLPPRRITSARPFNHAGVDYAGPIKISRWRGSGARQYHGYIAVFVCLATSAIHLELLTDLTSQAFIETYKRFTGRRGICATLSSDNAKTFMGANNELGKLLDESRKEIHHIINELASNGTKWIFIPPQSPHMGGKWEAAVKSVKFHLKRLTGNLVLTYEELNTLIIQIEAQLNSRPLCALSDDPDDCRALTPGHFIIGEPINAVPEPSLINHKMEGLTRWKMIARIAQQFWDRWSRECMHHYQTIYKWKRSTDDIKVGTLVLIIDERYPPTKWPLGRVSRVHPSDDNLTRVVDITTGAGGANTYTRHINKVVPLPISTEEENQQEYHSSSSDDEGGRNV, encoded by the exons ATGATCAGGACAGCAATCGAGGAAAACCAGGGAGATCACGGAGCATCCGGATCGAGAG GTtcatcatcaacatcatcatcaCCGAGTTCaacggagacagagagaatttACGACTCTCTCAACTCTTCAGAGATCTCACAGGGGAGTGAATCAACATCAAAGGCATCGGGATCAATTGAGAGCTCAATTGGTCATCTTCAAATATCAGCAACATCATTGGCGAAATCAGAGACATCAGGGTCGTCCTCTGACATCAAGGTCACACATCAATCATCATCGAATTCAGCGAGTCAACGGGTTGTGCTGTTGGCAACAGCTAAAGCACTTGCATCAACATCAACAGGTTCTCATCATACGGTCAGGCTTCTGATTGATCAGGGATCAGAGGTCACATTCATCACTGATCAAATGGTACAACTTCTTCGTCTTCGTCGATCATCATCACATCTCAGGGTCTATGGAATAGGAGGCCTGGAGTCAGGGTTGACTCGTGGAGCAGTAAAGGTCAAACTTCAATCTCGGTTCAACGATCAACATCAGATCGAAATCACTGCCCACATCTTGGCCAAGCTCACATCAACATTACCATCAATTCACTGTGCAAAGGAAGAGGCAAATCATCTTCAACATCTTCAATTGGCGGATAACAACTATCTTAAACCTGGTCCTATCGACATTATCATCGGGGCTGATCATTATGGTCAAATCATTGGGCATGAGGTTATCAAATCTCCGGATAATCAACTTGTTGCGCAACAAACTATCTTTGGCTGGATAGTTTCTGGGACGGTCTGCTGTACAGACTGCAAGCCGAAGTCTTCTCTAACTGCAGTACGAGAGTCTCCGACTGAGCAGCTGTTGGATCTTCTTAAGAAATTCTGGGTCCAGGAGGAACTTTCATCATCTAAGGAAATTCTTCTCAATCAAGACGATCAGGAGTGTGAATTACACTTCAGGAACACACATTCaagagacagtgagggacggTACGTAGTACGCCTCCCACTCAAAACATCACTATCAGCATTGGGAGAGTCTAGGAGACATGCTCTACAATTGTTAAACCGAACGGCGAAGAAACTGGAATCAAATCAAGAGTATGGGAAACTCTACAAGGACTTCATCAGGGAATATGAGGATCTGGGACACATGAGACGTGTCTCAGAGGAATCAGAACCATCAGTGAGCTACTATCTGCCTCATCACGGTGTCTTAAGGGAAGACAGCATCACCACAAAACTCAGGGTGGTCTTCAACGGTTCCAGCAAGACAACATCAGGAGTGTCACTCAATGACATACTTCATGCAGGAGGAAAACTGCAAACGGAAGGCTCAGACGTTCTCATCTGGTTGAGAACTTTTCGGTTAATCGTCGGAACGGACATTGTGAAGATGTTCCGTCAAATCAAGGTTCATCAAGAAGACTGGGATCTTCAACGAATCCTATGGAAGGATGAGGAGGGGAAAATCATCACATACCAATTGACAACGGTGACGTTTGGGCAAACGTGTGCACCATGGTTGGCTCTACGAGTTCTTCAACAACTCGTGGAGGACGAGGGACATCAATATCCACTGGCGGCTGTCTCTCTATCCAAAGGGAGATATGTCGATGACATCTATGGGGGAGCTGATTCTGAGGAACAACTCAAGGAACTCATCAATCAGCTCATCAATATTTGCATGGCGGGCGGCATGCCACTGCAAAAATGGATCTCGAATCATCAAGGAATCCTACAGGATcttcaattatcaacaaaatcaACATCGGCGGTAGAATTCGAGGACAAAACGGTCAAAGTATTGGGACTGTGCTGGAACCCTCATTCAGACAGCTTCATCTATAAATCAAGGAAGCCATCAacggaaaaaatcaacaaaaggaCAATCCTCTCAGAGATCGCCCAGATTTACGATCCTCTGGGACTCATCGGACCGGTCATCATCAGGGCTAAAATCTTCATCCAAGAGCTGTGGCTTCTCAAAATTGGTTGGGATGATCCACTGCCCTTGAGTCACATCAAACGTTGGAAAGAATTCAGGGAAGAATTCTCAAATCTGGATCAAATATCAATCCCACGGTGGCTTCAAACATCATCGACTTCAAGGAACATCCAACTTCATGGGTTTGCTGACGCATCGAATCAGGCAATGGGTGCCGCAGTATACATCAGAGTGGACAATCATCAATCTGAGCCATCAGTCATCTTGGTGAGTGCAAAAACCAAGGTCGCAGCACTTAAGAAAATGACAATTCCTCGCTTGGAATTGACAGCTGCTGTCATCTTAACCAATCTGGTAATCTACATCAGGAAGATGCTGGAGAAAGAGAATCTACAACTCTTTCTTTGGTCTGACTCCACGGTGGCGCTCACATGGATCAATGGACACCCATCAAGGTGGAAGGATTTTGTTCAGAATCGAGTGATCAAAATCCAGAACTCATTACCAGCAGCTGAATGGAAACATATCAGGGGAGTCGAGAACCCAGCAGACTGTGCATCACGGGGATTATCACCAGATCAACTTGTAAATCATCAGCTGTGGTGGAATGGTCCATCATGGCTGAAATTATCAATGGAAAACtggccatcatcatcatcaacatcaaTCGAATCTACGGCAGAAGCAGCACTGGAGGAAAGGCCAGTCTCTGCACATCCGGTGGCACTAAATCTGGAGAGACCTCAAGATTTCTTGGAGAGGTACTCTACACTCGACAGGTTGCTCAGGATCTCGGCGAGAGTCCTGAGAGTCATCAACAACATGAGAGGGGAGCCAGTCCCAAGAGAATTAGATCTCTTGCCAGAAGAACTGGAGGAGACCAGAATCTTTTGGATCAACTATACACAACAGGAGAGTTTTCGACAAATCATCAATCGCCTCATCAATGGACAAGACATCGCAAATAATCATCCAATGGCACGGTTGATTCCTTATCTGGATGAGAATCAGACCATTCGCCTAGGCGGGCGGCTGAAACGATCAAATCTTCAGCCAGAAGCCAGGAACCCATCAATTCTACCAAGACAATCAAGGCTTACATCACTGGTCATCGAGGAGGCTCATCGGAAAACTCTTCATGGAGGAGTACAGGCGACGTTGGCACACATCAGACACAAATATTGGATCATCGGGGGTCGTCATcctgtaaaatcgcatattcgCAAGTGCGTCATCTGCGCACGACATCGAGCCATCAGGGGACAGCAGCTTATGGGACAGCTGCCTCCAAGAAGAATCACATCAGCACGTCCATTCAATCACGCAGGGGTGGACTACGCAGGTCCTATCAAAATCAGCAGATGGAGAGGATCAGGAGCTCGACAATATCATGGGTACATCGCAGTTTTTGTGTGTCTTGCCACATCAGCAATTCACCTTGAACTACTCACAGATTTAACATCACAGGCATTCATCGAGACCTACAAACGATTTACTGGAAGGAGAGGTATCTGTGCTACACTTAGCAGTGATAATGCTAAGACCTTCATGGGAGCAAACAATGAGCTGGGCAAGCTTTTAGACGAATCAAGGAAGGAAATTCATCACATCATCAACGAACTGGCATCAAACGGCACAAAATGGATCTTCATCCCACCGCAATCACCCCACATGGGTGGGAAATGGGAAGCTGCGGTGAAATCTGTGAAATTTCATCTAAAAAGACTCACAGGGAATTTGGTACTCACGTACGAGGAACTCAATACACTCATCATCCAAATCGAGGCACAACTTAACTCGAGGCCTCTCTGCGCTCTATCAGACGATCCTGATGACTGCAGAGCCCTCACACCTGGACACTTCATCATTGGGGAACCCATCAACGCAGTTCCAGAGCCATCACTCATCAATCACAAAATGGAAGGTCTCACAAGGTGGAAAATGATCGCAAGGATCGCTCAACAATTCTGGGACAGGTGGTCAAGGGAGTGTATGCATCATTATCAAACTATCTACAAATGGAAAAGATCAACGGATGATATCAAGGTCGGAACACTAGTCCTCATCATTGACGAGAGGTATCCACCAACAAAGTGGCCTCTAGGACGAGTATCAAGGGTTCATCCAAGTGATGACAATCTCACAAGGGTGGTAGACATCACAACTGGGGCAGGAGGTGCAAATACCTACACCAGACACATCAACAAAGTGGTTCCGTTACCAATCAGCACCGAGGAGGAAAACCAACAAGAGTATCATTCATCATCATCCGACGATGAAGGCGGGCGGAATGTATAA